In Aureibaculum algae, the following are encoded in one genomic region:
- a CDS encoding FecR family protein has product MKLPEIEILIIKYLNNSANSSELDMINKWLQNPESELTFKKYVKTHLAITSGMNNPDSQKIKEKLQEHMRKDKSISYRFRINSVLKYAAIAILFMAILYSYQKGFFNTKSLEENVPQITDITLKLDNGAIEIISENKNSDIVNQNGGIIGIHKGTQLIYFNDDSGEKLKFNTLNVPYGKRFNVVLSDGTNIFLNSGSSLKYPINFSKGSNRQVFLKGEAYFDVTHNIDHPFVVTADEMNVSVLGTKFNVSNYDEDNKSEVVLVDGSVRLNVSNNKKMLEPSYKASFNKTLKSIATERVDTHEYTAWINGNIIFRNTPFNKIIKKLERAYNITIVNNNKKLANENFNATIEIDKDTIEEVLGYFNKIYSIEFKIINNKIIIN; this is encoded by the coding sequence ATGAAATTACCAGAAATAGAAATTCTTATTATAAAGTATTTAAATAATTCAGCAAATTCATCTGAATTAGATATGATTAATAAATGGTTACAAAATCCTGAAAGTGAATTAACATTTAAAAAATATGTAAAAACCCACCTTGCTATTACTTCAGGCATGAACAATCCCGATAGCCAGAAAATAAAAGAAAAATTACAAGAACATATGCGTAAGGATAAAAGTATTTCATACCGTTTTCGCATAAATTCAGTATTAAAATATGCTGCCATAGCTATTCTATTTATGGCAATTCTATATTCATATCAGAAAGGATTTTTTAACACCAAAAGTTTAGAAGAAAATGTCCCTCAAATTACTGACATTACGTTAAAACTAGATAATGGTGCTATTGAAATTATCTCAGAAAATAAAAATTCCGACATCGTAAACCAAAATGGAGGTATAATTGGGATACACAAAGGAACTCAATTGATATATTTTAATGATGACTCTGGAGAAAAGTTAAAATTCAATACTTTAAATGTCCCCTATGGAAAACGATTTAATGTTGTTCTATCTGACGGTACAAATATCTTTCTTAATTCAGGTAGCTCTTTAAAATATCCTATAAATTTTTCTAAAGGTTCAAATCGACAAGTTTTTTTGAAAGGAGAAGCATATTTCGACGTTACCCACAATATAGATCACCCATTTGTGGTCACTGCCGACGAAATGAATGTGAGCGTATTAGGAACAAAATTTAATGTATCAAATTACGATGAGGATAATAAATCAGAAGTCGTATTAGTAGATGGTTCCGTGCGTCTGAATGTATCAAACAATAAAAAAATGTTGGAACCTAGTTATAAGGCTTCATTTAACAAAACGCTAAAAAGTATCGCTACGGAAAGAGTAGATACTCATGAATATACAGCTTGGATAAATGGTAATATAATTTTTAGAAACACCCCCTTTAATAAAATTATAAAAAAATTAGAACGTGCCTATAATATTACTATAGTTAATAATAATAAAAAGTTGGCGAATGAGAATTTTAACGCTACCATAGAAATTGACAAAGATACTATTGAAGAAGTATTAGGTTATTTTAATAAGATTTATTCAATTGAATTTAAAATAATAAATAACAAAATTATAATAAACTAA
- a CDS encoding RNA polymerase sigma factor: MSIKTDFNENAVLIEHLIKGEEKAFMFLIDSYHKKLHTYALTLIGNYSIAQDIVQNVFLKVWKNRKRLNSNLLISSFLYKSVYNEFINEYHKNKKVIILQQQYYDSLSEVMEEVDIETYEILSSLVTEEIKKLPPKCQKIFILSKKEGLTYNEISEYYNISVKTVEAQMSKAYTIIRNKLGDKYKTIFIILFEKNINVLH, translated from the coding sequence ATGAGTATAAAAACGGATTTTAATGAAAATGCTGTTTTAATAGAACATTTAATAAAAGGGGAAGAAAAGGCATTCATGTTTTTAATCGATAGTTATCATAAAAAATTACATACCTATGCTTTAACTTTAATTGGAAATTATTCAATAGCTCAGGACATTGTTCAAAATGTATTTTTAAAAGTTTGGAAGAATAGAAAAAGACTTAATAGTAATCTCTTAATTAGCAGTTTTCTGTATAAATCTGTCTATAATGAATTTATAAATGAGTATCATAAGAATAAAAAAGTAATAATATTACAACAGCAATACTATGATTCATTATCTGAGGTAATGGAAGAAGTTGACATTGAAACTTATGAAATTTTGTCAAGTTTGGTTACGGAGGAAATAAAGAAATTACCCCCCAAATGTCAGAAAATATTTATTCTAAGTAAAAAAGAAGGTCTTACATATAATGAAATATCTGAATACTATAATATATCTGTAAAAACGGTAGAAGCACAAATGTCAAAAGCTTATACGATTATTAGGAACAAATTAGGAGATAAGTACAAAACGATTTTTATCATACTTTTTGAAAAAAATATAAATGTTTTACATTGA